One Equus quagga isolate Etosha38 chromosome 5, UCLA_HA_Equagga_1.0, whole genome shotgun sequence genomic window carries:
- the CPLANE2 gene encoding ciliogenesis and planar polarity effector 2, with product MARPPAPGSVVVPDWHESAEGKEYLTCILRKNRRRVFGLLERPVLPPPVAIDTASYKIFVSGKSGVGKTALVAKLAGLEVPVVHHETTGIQTTVVFWPAKLQASDRVVMFRFEFWDCGESALKKFDHMLPACKEKTDAFLFLFSFTDRASFEDLPGQLARVAGEAPSVVRMVIGSKFDQYMHTDVPERDLTAFRQAWDLPLLRVKSVPGRRLADGRTLDGRAGLADIAHVLNGLAEQLWHQDQVAAGLLPNPPENTPS from the exons ATGGCCAGACCACCTGCCCCGGGCTCAGTGGTTGTCCCAGACTGGCACGAGAGCGCCGAGGGCAAGGAGTACCTGACCTGCATCCTGCGCAAGAACCGCCGGCGGGTGTTTG GCCTGCTTGAGCGACCAGTGCTGCCCCCACCCGTGGCCATTGACACAGCCAGCTACAAGATCTTCGTGTCTGGGAAGAGTGGCGTGGGCAAGACAGCGCTGGTGGCCAAGTTGGCTGGCCTGGAGGTGCCCGTGGTACACCATGAGACCACTG GCATCCAGACCACCGTGGTATTTTGGCCAGCCAAACTGCAGGCCAGCGACCGTGTTGTCATGTTCCGCTTTGAGTTCTGGGACTGCGGGGAGTCTGCGCTCAAGAAGTTTGATCACATGCTGCCG GcttgcaaagagaaaacagacgctttcctcttcctcttctctttcaccGACCGTGCCTCCTTCGAAGATCTCCCTGGACAGCTGGCCCGAGTAGCAGGTGAGGCCCCCAGTGTCGTCAGGATGGTCATCGGCTCCAA GTTTGACCAGTACATGCACACAGATGTGCCTGAGCGTGACCTCACAGCCTTCCGGCAGGCCTGGGATCTGCCCCTCCTGCGAGTGAAGAGTGTGCCAGGGCGGCGGCTGGCAGATGGACGCACGCTAGATGGGCGGGCTGGGCTGGCTGACATTGCCCATGTGCTCAACGGTCTGGCGGAGCAGCTGTGGCACCAGGACCAGGTGGCAGCTGGCCTGCTCCCCAATCCCCCAGAGAACACCCCCAGCTGA